The nucleotide window CCATAGACTATTCAATCATAAAAAGACTCGTTCTTCctctcagctcagctcaCTCTCTCTATAAATCATCAATCTTCAACATATCAGCTCCACACGTGGTTCTGTGGCTTGCTATAACCCCCACGtgtcatcaccaacctcTTGTATCGCGTGTTGATCACTACGATATACATATACATACAGTATAACCATAACCATAAGGGTATTCACCTTTATGGTTACTCATCGATCACTTTATCATGAAACATAACAACAACGTCAGACTTCTCGCTGTTCTCGCAGACCCAGAATCAGACGAGAAGAGCGAGTATCGCTTCCTCGTCGACGGCGCTCACGTAAGATACGTCACACTAGACGGGGGTCTCATAGACCCTGAACATCGCACATACGAGCCAAAACTCCTCCCTCAACTCCCTGTATTTCCCCCCGGGGACTGGAACGAGGGCCGTGTCGGAAAGGACGGGCATACAGGGAAGCCTTTCTTCTGCgagacgagaagaagcagtcTGCCTGGAATTGGAAATGTCTGGCATGATGTTATGGTAGATCATCTTGAGCTCCGCCAAATCGAGCGTGTGCGCCAAACACTCTATCGTGTATCGCATCCTTCCTCTAAGACACCGGTACTGGCAAAGTTTGCGCAGTTTCCATGGGAGATTCCTTACTTCGCTGCTGAGACGACTTCGTACGAATGGATTCACGGTCAAGGCATCGGTCCTGAGTTTCTCGGTCATATTCACGAGAACGGGCGAGTCATTGGTTTCCTCCTCGAAGAGATTCACAATGCTCGGACTGCAGAACCTGAAGATCTCGCCGCATGCCAGCGAAGTCTGCAAAAACTGCATGATCTGGGTATTGTACATGGcgatatcaacaagcacAACTTCCTCATCAGACAAGACGGCGATGCTGTCCTCATCGACTTCGAGACAGCCTACAAGTGCACAGATCCAGATATACTAGATGAAGAGTATCGACATGTCAAAGAGAGTCTGGAAGATACATCAGGGCGTGGAGGAGCAGGTATGGCGAGCGATTCAAGTTCAGATTAAATGGGTTATGAGTATACGGATCACGGTACAACATAGTACCACATGTGCAACAGGTTTTCATCACGAATAACAGGCGTTATGTTTTTCTGATACCAGGGTATACAACAAATGTCAATTTATCTTATTGACTAATAAACAAGAATTCTTTttgcaaaaaaaaaaaaagtgcCCGATTTCCAAGGGTCTATCAAGCCCGAGAAACACCAAAAGcgccatcaagaagaagaaatagtACAGTGAACATCGCCGAGCTTAGTTCAGGAGGATCTGCTGCACATACTGGGGTCCGAACAAAGGCTCGCCGAACGCAGAGCCAGGAAGAGTAGCGACAGGCTTCTCAGCAAGCTTGCCATCAGCACCTCGCTGAAGAGCAACGAGACCGCTGGTACCGTTCTGGTTACCAACAAAGACGTGCTTAGCAGTTCGGCTAAAGCTCATCATACGGGGAAGGAGGCCACCAGATGAGACGGTATCGGCATAAGTGAGAGTTCCGCACTCAGCGATGGTAAAGCGAGCGATAGAATCGGTCTCGTTTCCGGACAGACGGTTGGAGATGTAAACGTCCTTGTTGTTAGGAGCGAGAAGGATCTCACCAACAGCAGCGGTCTTGGGGTCCTTAGCAGGAGCGTCCTTGCCGTAGGTAGAAATAGACTGGTGGTGCTTGAAGGCAAGGGTGTTCTCCTCGTAGGAGACAGAGTAGACGAGGGCCTGGTTGCTCAGCTCACAAGCAACGATGTAGTGAGTAGCCTTCTTTCCACCACGAGGGTAGAAGACACCATGTCGAGGACCGCAGCCAGGCTCAACAGGAATGTTCTTTGCGATCTTGTAAGCATCATCCTTGGAGTCGATGATGACAACAGAGTCAGTGCCGAGATCGTTGACGGCAAAGTAGCGACCAGAAGGGTCAAGGTTAGCCTGATGAGGGTGAGAAGCAGCCTGGCGCTCCTTATCAGGGCCAAGCTTTCCAGGAGACTTGAGAGTCTTGACGAACTCCAGGCCACCCTTCTGAGTGTTCCAAACATCAATGGTACCATTTCCATAAGCAGCACCAACGAGACGTGTCTTATCCGAGTTGAACTCAAGATGAACAACGCCGACACTTCcggccttcttggtcttgagggtAAGCTTATTAGCCTCGAGATCAAGATTGAAGAGTCTCAGCTCATCAGAGTTCTCGTCAACGGCGTAGAGCAAGTTGGGGTCATAGTAGGCCATCCATGAGTTACCGCCCTCGATCTCCTGGTTCAGAGTGAGCTCGAACTTGCCCGTCTTGGGGCTGAAGTCGGCGACGTAGATGTGGCCAGAGTTTCCGAGAAGGATGCGCGCAGCAgcggatgaagatgctgaggcAGTGGGGTATGAGCTGCGTGCAATGTTAGGAAGCGCAGAGGCAGATGTGGCGAGAGTGGCCAAGAGGCCAGCGATAGTGTACTTCATATTGTTGTGTGAAGCGTGTTTTGTTTTGTGTTGttttgtttcgtttcgtttcaAAGTcgtagtagtagtagtatACTGCAATAGCGATCGACAATCAATATCGAATGGGGTATCAAAAGCTGAAAAAGCCAGAAAGTCTATAAAAGAAACAGGAACCAGTCCAATCTTTTTAAGAATtgaaaaaaaataaaaaaataaaaataaaaataaaaataaaaagtataaacGTAATCGTGTGTAATTTTAATGAAGGGAGGCTGATGTTAGCAAAAAGGATTGCGGCTGTGAGAAATAGAGTGACCAAGGATCAATGGCTGGGGGTTGAGCATATATAGCTACAGATGTaagcctcagcctcaaaagACCCAGACCAGGTAGTGAACCATTCTCACAAAGGACTGCGATCCATGCAGATGCACAGTCACTGGAACAAGAGAAATCCCCTCAAAAGAGCAACCTTGTCAAGCCTTGTTCACTGGCGAAAAGGCGAACATCCCATTCCATTCAGTGGAGGCGCAGCGTCAGTGATTGGAAGAACAGCGATCAACCGCTGATCAGGGGtaatgagaagaagaaaaaaggtAATGTAGGGGCTGTGCTACAGTGGCTGTAGGGCTGTTAGCCAGTGAATGTTCACGGCAACATGAAACGAAACGGATACCACAGTCAGCAAACACACCGGTCGAGTTTCACCACTGATCCTCCCCCCATAACAATTGGCTCAGAACATAGCAACTCCAGCGCTTCGAGCTGAGATGCAGGGGGTTCGCGTTTATAGGAGACCGCCAAGATGAGAAGGGATTGGATCAGCGGTAAAAAGCAAACGCTCAGCCCTTGCGGCCTTTTTTTCTCCGACCCGATAGCTTGAGGTCAAATGATGCCATGCTCAGAGTAGGGCTGAATTGGTTGGCCATTCTCTGAGGCCATGGTTTGTCTCGATCCTCAACGCTTTGACTAATGGTTATGCTTATTCTCTTTGCTTTTACTGGCAGGTCGAGTTGTCATTACTTTCACTAACTAATCCTTCGCTTGCACGTGAGATTTTAGTACCTGTCATCTTAACACGGATGTCCTCATCATGCCATCAAATCCGAAGGAGTCTGTCTGACCCAGTCTCTCTACTCAATCCCAAACATACATCTTCTCCATAACCAGGCGCATAGACCAGATGATCACATATTTAAATAACCAACCCGCCCAGTATTCTTCACATGCCATCACATGCACAGCAAGCAAAATACCTCATTTAAAGAAGCCCATGCAAAACCATTTACCATTATTGTCCCTCTACTAACAGAATATGGACAcatgaaagagaagaaattaCATACAAAATCTCAATGCCCACCGTCATGAAATGCTAAACAGGAAACGTGCGGTGAGATGCTATATAAGAGCGGTAAGAAAAAAGAGAGGTTAATGGGGGGAGTCGCAGGACGGACATCAAACGCCATCATCATTGACTACAGCCAGAACAGAGCACCACCGGCGATGATAATGGCCAGAGCACTTGCGCCGTTCCGTGTGCCAGCGTTGGAACCCTTTCCATCATctgagctgctgctgctgctgctcgagCTAGAGCTCGAGCTGGCGCAGTCTTGGTTGAAGCTGTTGGTCTCACAGTTGGTGGTGTCAGCGGGCTCAGTATCATCTGTGCTGCCGTCAGGGTTGCCCTTGGGGGTACTGCCAGAACCGGAACCAGAGCTGCTGTCATCGCTGCTATCGTCTCCGTGGTCGTTGGAAGGCGCGCCGCTGCTGCCGCCAGGAATAGTGGCAGgctcatcgtcgtcgtcgttgtcCTTATCCTTGTCCTTGCTATCTTTGCTGTCCTTATCGTCCTTGTCATCGTCCTTgctatccttcttcttgtcctccttCTTTCCCTTGTCCATGTCCTCACCAGTGGCCATCAGAGAAGCAATGGTGTGTCTCTTGTCACCGTCGACAATGGTGTCGTTGGTGCCAGCAGCATCCTTGTACCAGTAGCTAGTACCCGAGTTGGAGCCAGGACCAGACTTGGCATTGAAACATTGGATCTCAACATCGGAGAAGGTAGCAAAGTAGTAACCACTCTTCTGGATATCGGGAGCATCCCAGTCGATAGGACCTCCAGCCCATGCTACAGTACCTTCGGCATTACCCTCCTTACCACCAGGCCACAGAGAAAGCTGCACGCGAGAGGGTGTCTGAGGGAAGTCAAAGTTCTTAGAGGTGGCATTCCAGGTATCACTCTTCTGGAGAGTTCGGCCGAGCTTGCCATCAACCCACCACTCAATCTTGTCGGGGGTCCATCGGATTTCGTAATCGTGAAAGTTGGCAAAGGTATCAGACAGCGTAATGTTTTCGGAATTCTCGTCTATCAAAGTGTCAGCCGTGTCAGGTACAACACACCATCACGTGAGGATTCATGGCTGTGTCACGAACAAGGGGCTACCTTGTTGTGTGACACTGGGACGACTTACAGTTGGTGATGCCCTGGAAGTAATAATTGGTCTGAGCATCGCCGAGCTCTGTACCAACAAACTCATAAtcgatctcatccttgacgtcagagaagagaatgaaaGCAGTAATGACACCAGCACCACGGCTGGTCTTGAAGCGAGCCTTGACGTTACCATACCACATGTAGACAGTAGAAGACAGCAGAGTGCCAACACTGTCCTTGGGCATGGTAAGAAGAACGTTGTTCTGGAAAACAACAGGCTCACCCTGTGCAACCCAGTCGGC belongs to Fusarium oxysporum Fo47 chromosome V, complete sequence and includes:
- a CDS encoding Lactonase, 7-bladed beta-propeller-domain-containing protein yields the protein MKYTIAGLLATLATSASALPNIARSSYPTASASSSAAARILLGNSGHIYVADFSPKTGKFELTLNQEIEGGNSWMAYYDPNLLYAVDENSDELRLFNLDLEANKLTLKTKKAGSVGVVHLEFNSDKTRLVGAAYGNGTIDVWNTQKGGLEFVKTLKSPGKLGPDKERQAASHPHQANLDPSGRYFAVNDLGTDSVVIIDSKDDAYKIAKNIPVEPGCGPRHGVFYPRGGKKATHYIVACELSNQALVYSVSYEENTLAFKHHQSISTYGKDAPAKDPKTAAVGEILLAPNNKDVYISNRLSGNETDSIARFTIAECGTLTYADTVSSGGLLPRMMSFSRTAKHVFVGNQNGTSGLVALQRGADGKLAEKPVATLPGSAFGEPLFGPQYVQQILLN
- a CDS encoding concanavalin A-like lectin/glucanase domain-containing protein, which encodes MLRSLVVAALLGASSVAAVKCTRSSHCPEDSPCCSTYGECGVGAYCLGGCDPTMSFSLDSCVPAPVCEDRKMKMNSLDSIVDIGKYLGDSSKADWVAQGEPVVFQNNVLLTMPKDSVGTLLSSTVYMWYGNVKARFKTSRGAGVITAFILFSDVKDEIDYEFVGTELGDAQTNYYFQGITNYENSENITLSDTFANFHDYEIRWTPDKIEWWVDGKLGRTLQKSDTWNATSKNFDFPQTPSRVQLSLWPGGKEGNAEGTVAWAGGPIDWDAPDIQKSGYYFATFSDVEIQCFNAKSGPGSNSGTSYWYKDAAGTNDTIVDGDKRHTIASLMATGEDMDKGKKEDKKKDSKDDDKDDKDSKDSKDKDKDNDDDDEPATIPGGSSGAPSNDHGDDSSDDSSSGSGSGSTPKGNPDGSTDDTEPADTTNCETNSFNQDCASSSSSSSSSSSSSDDGKGSNAGTRNGASALAIIIAGGALFWL